In a genomic window of Pseudoxanthomonas indica:
- the lolA gene encoding outer membrane lipoprotein chaperone LolA, with protein MKAIARPVLFLATALLASQAWAGARDQLKTFTTGLKGLDGQFVQQVHDGGGKLKETSSGSVALSAPRLFRWEYNKPFEQLIVADGKKVWVYDPDLKQATVRDQGVEEQNSPLSALIDPGKLDQQFNVKEGGSQNGLEWLTLTPKREGDASFQSARLGFNAQGLAQMEVVDAVGQRTTLKFSGWKRNPSFASGTFKYAPGAGVDVVGGD; from the coding sequence ATGAAAGCCATTGCCCGCCCCGTACTCTTTCTCGCCACCGCCTTGCTCGCCAGCCAGGCCTGGGCCGGCGCACGCGATCAACTGAAGACGTTCACCACCGGCCTGAAAGGGCTGGACGGCCAGTTCGTACAGCAGGTGCATGACGGGGGCGGCAAGCTCAAGGAAACTTCCAGCGGCAGCGTCGCGCTGTCGGCGCCGCGCCTGTTCCGCTGGGAATACAACAAGCCATTCGAGCAGTTGATCGTGGCCGATGGCAAGAAGGTCTGGGTCTACGACCCGGATCTGAAGCAGGCCACCGTGCGCGATCAGGGCGTGGAAGAACAGAACAGCCCACTGTCGGCGCTGATTGACCCGGGCAAGCTGGACCAGCAGTTCAACGTCAAGGAAGGTGGCAGCCAGAACGGCCTGGAGTGGCTGACGCTCACGCCCAAGCGCGAAGGCGACGCCAGCTTCCAGTCGGCGCGTCTGGGTTTCAATGCCCAGGGCCTGGCGCAGATGGAAGTGGTGGACGCGGTTGGCCAGCGCACCACGCTCAAGTTCAGCGGCTGGAAGCGCAACCCCAGCTTCGCCAGCGGCACCTTCAAGTACGCCCCTGGCGCCGGCGTGGACGTGGTCGGCGGCGACTGA
- a CDS encoding replication-associated recombination protein A, whose protein sequence is MRPLAERMRPHTLDEMVGQRRLLAEGSALRRAVESGRIHSMILWGPPGCGKTTLALLLAQYAEAEFVAISAVLSGLPEVRAVLAEAAQRFAEGRRTVLFVDEVHRFNKTQQDAFLPHIERGTIVFVGATTENPSFELNSALLSRCRVHVMEAVSTDDIVQALQRALDDEERGLGGQGIVASAESLREIAGAADGDVRRALTLLEIAAELAADEGNSITPHTLAQVLADRTRRFDKGGEQFYDQISALHKSVRSSNPDGAVYWLARMLDGGCDPVYLARRLTRMAVEDIGLADPRALQMAVDAWDTYERLGSPEGDLALAQVAIYLASTAKSNAAYMAFNQARSDVREYGTQDVPLHLRNAPTKLMKQLGYGSGYQYDHDAAGGIALDQTAFPDAMGERVYYEPVERGLEIKLKEKLDRLRTQRRQARGED, encoded by the coding sequence ATGCGGCCGCTTGCCGAACGCATGCGGCCGCACACGCTGGACGAGATGGTCGGTCAGCGCCGCCTGCTCGCCGAAGGCAGCGCACTTCGCCGCGCGGTGGAATCAGGCCGCATCCATTCAATGATCCTGTGGGGTCCGCCCGGTTGCGGCAAGACCACCCTGGCGCTGTTGCTGGCGCAGTATGCCGAAGCCGAATTCGTCGCCATTTCCGCCGTGCTGTCCGGCTTGCCGGAAGTGCGCGCGGTGCTGGCCGAAGCGGCGCAGCGTTTCGCCGAAGGCCGCCGCACGGTTCTGTTCGTCGACGAAGTGCATCGCTTCAACAAGACCCAGCAGGATGCGTTCCTGCCGCATATCGAGCGCGGCACCATCGTGTTTGTCGGCGCCACCACGGAAAACCCTTCCTTCGAACTGAACTCGGCGCTGCTTTCACGCTGCCGCGTGCATGTGATGGAAGCCGTCTCCACCGACGACATCGTCCAGGCGCTGCAACGTGCACTCGACGACGAGGAACGTGGCCTGGGCGGGCAGGGCATCGTGGCCAGCGCCGAATCGCTGCGCGAGATTGCCGGCGCCGCCGATGGCGACGTGCGCCGTGCGCTGACCCTGCTGGAAATCGCCGCCGAACTGGCGGCCGATGAAGGCAATTCCATTACCCCGCACACGCTGGCGCAGGTGCTGGCCGATCGCACGCGCCGCTTCGACAAGGGCGGCGAACAGTTCTACGACCAGATTTCGGCGCTGCACAAGTCGGTGCGCAGTTCCAATCCCGATGGCGCAGTGTACTGGCTGGCGCGCATGCTCGATGGCGGTTGCGATCCCGTGTACCTGGCGCGTCGCCTGACCCGGATGGCGGTGGAGGACATCGGCCTGGCCGATCCGCGCGCGCTGCAGATGGCGGTGGATGCGTGGGATACCTACGAACGGCTTGGCAGCCCGGAAGGCGATCTGGCGCTGGCGCAGGTGGCGATCTATCTGGCCAGCACGGCCAAGTCCAACGCCGCTTACATGGCTTTCAACCAGGCGCGCAGCGATGTGCGCGAGTACGGTACGCAGGACGTGCCACTGCACCTGCGCAATGCACCGACCAAGCTGATGAAGCAATTGGGCTATGGCAGCGGCTACCAGTACGACCACGATGCGGCAGGCGGCATCGCCCTGGATCAAACCGCCTTCCCGGATGCCATGGGCGAACGAGTTTACTACGAACCGGTCGAGCGCGGCCTCGAGATCAAGCTCAAGGAGAAACTCGATCGCCTGCGCACACAACGGCGACAGGCGCGCGGCGAAGACTGA
- the crcB gene encoding fluoride efflux transporter CrcB has protein sequence MSREVMPVLQSLFAIALGATLGAWARWGLSIWLNPADGPFPYGTLAANLIGGYVIGMAMAWFSTHPQVSPEWRLFVITGLLGGLTTFSSFSAETMQLILRQQYGWAATVIGSHVFGSLLMTALGIASVRLLR, from the coding sequence TTGTCACGCGAGGTAATGCCGGTGTTGCAGTCGCTGTTCGCCATTGCCCTGGGCGCAACGCTGGGCGCCTGGGCCCGCTGGGGACTGAGTATCTGGCTCAACCCGGCGGACGGTCCCTTCCCCTATGGCACGCTCGCCGCGAACCTGATTGGCGGCTATGTGATCGGCATGGCGATGGCGTGGTTCTCCACCCACCCGCAGGTGTCGCCGGAGTGGCGCCTGTTCGTGATCACCGGTTTGCTGGGCGGGCTGACCACGTTCTCGAGTTTCTCGGCCGAGACCATGCAACTGATCCTGCGCCAGCAATACGGCTGGGCCGCCACGGTGATTGGCAGCCATGTGTTCGGCTCGTTGTTGATGACCGCGCTGGGCATTGCCAGCGTGCGCCTGTTGCGCTGA